Below is a window of Mycolicibacterium chitae DNA.
TCCACACCATCAAGCACGCCGTGCCGCACCTGCGGAACCGGGGCGGTGGCTCCATCATCAACATCTCGTCGATCGCCGGTCGCCGCGCCATGCCCGCGATGGCCGCGTACAGCGCCGCCAAGGCCGGTGTCGATGCGCTGACCCGGACCGCGGCGATCGAGTTGCGCCCGGACAACATTCGGGTCAACGCCATCGTGCCGGCGATGATCCGGACCGACGCCGCCACCGGCGCCACCGGCGTGCTGTCGACCGCACTCGGGATGCCGGTCGACCGCTACGTCACCGATCGCCAGCATCGGTGGGGAGATCCGGACGAAGTCGCGGCGGTGGCAACGCATCTCGCCGGCCCCGATGCGTCGTTCACCACCGGACTGTTCTACATGCTCGACAACGCCTCGACCCTGCTGCCCTGACCATCCCAGATTCGCCCCAGGAGGACCCGTCCTTATGCCGACCACCGTCGACAACCCGTTCGTCGAAGCCGCGCGCGCGTTCGCGCAGAAGGAATGCGGCTCGGCGGAGCAGCGCAGGAAGCTCCGCGGCGACGGATCGCTGACCCACAACCCGGAGCTGTACGCCAAGCTCGCCGAGCTCGGCTGGATCGGCGCGTCCATCCCCGTCGCCTACGGCGGCGGCGGCGGAAAACCCAGCGACGCCTGTCGTCTCGTCGAGGAGATGGCCTACGGCCAGGCGCCGCTGTTCGGCCTGGGAGTGAGCCTGGTCAGCGCGACAATGGTCGAGCGGTTCGGCACCGAGGAGCAGAAGCGCGACATCCTCGGCGGCGTGTGCCGTGGCGAGGTGCTCGCCACCGCCATCAGTGAACCCGGGGCCGGCTCGGACCCGAGCTCGATGATCTGCCGCGCCGAGCGCCGCGGCGACACCTACGTGATCAACGGCCAGAAGACCTGGATCTCGTGTGCGCACATCGCGTCTCGAATCCTGGTGATGTGCCGCACCGAGGACACCGCCGACAAACACGACGGCATCACGATGTTCGACGTGCCGGCGGGCGCGGCCGGGATGACCATCCGCACCATCCCGACCCTGGGCGGTGACGAGGTCAACGACGTGTTCTTCGACGATGTCGTGGTCTCCGCCGACCAGGTGATCGGCACCGAGGGCCGGGCCTGGCATCAGATCATGCGCGGCCTGAACACCGACCGATTGATGTGCGGGGCAATGTTTCTCGGACATGCGCGGCGTACCTTCGAGGACTCCCTCGAGTACCTGAAACAGCGCGAGCAGTTCGGCCGGCCGATCGGCAGCTTCCAGGCGCTGCGGCACCGGATCGCGGATCTGGCCACCGAGCTCGAATGCTGTCGCCTGCTGGTCGACGACCTCGCCCAGAAGCTGGACGCCGACCCGGACCGGTGCGTGCCGCGAGAGGCCTCGATGGTGAAGCTGAAGGTCACCGAGACCGCGAAACGGCTTGCCATCGAAGGCATGCAATTCCTGGGCGGCGCCGGCTACACCCTGGACCACGACATGGAGCGTCACCTGCGGGAGTGCATCATCGGCACGGTCTACGCCGGCACCAGCGAGGTCCAGCGCGAGATCATCGGAAGGTCGTACGGGCTGTGAGCGCCGCATCCCCCACCCCCCAGATTCGGTACGAGCAGCCCAGCGCGGGGGTGGCGCGCATCGTGCTGGCCCGCCCGGACAAGCGCAACGCGCAAGACCGCGCGATGTTGCACGAACTCGACGACGCCTACCGGCGGGCCGTCGGGGACGAATCCGTCCGCGTCATCATCCTGGCCGCGGACGGGCCCGACTTCTCGGCCGGTCACGACCTGCGGGTCGACACCGCCTACGACATGACCGGTGTCACCCCGCGCACCCTCACCGGCGGCTTCACCGCGCCCGGAGCCGAGGGCTGGTACGCCACCGAGGCCGAACTCTTCCTGGGACTGTGCCTGCGCTGGCGGGACATCCCCCGGCCCACCATCGCGGCCGTGCACGGTCGGGTCATCGGCGGCGGCCTGGAGTTGATCTGGCCGTGCGACCTGATCGTCGCCGCCGACGACACCGTGTTCCACGACCCGATCAGCGCGTTCGGCTGCGCGGTCGCCGAGTACTTCGTGCACCCTTGGGAACTGGGGCATCGCCGAGCCAAGGAGATGCTGTTCACCGGCGAGCCCATCGATGCCTTCGATGCCGAGGCCCTCGGCATGGTCAACCGTGTCGTGCCCCGGGCGGATCTGGAATCCGAAACACTGGCGCTGGCCGAGCGGATCGCGGCGCGCCCGAGTTTCGGCATCCGGCTGGCCAAACGCGCGGTCAACAACGCCTTGGATCTGCAAGGTCAGCGGGCGGCGGTGGAGTGGGCCTTCGACGCCCACCACTTGGCGCACTCACACAACCGCGAGCTCTACGACAACCTCGTCGATCCCGCCGGCGCCGATCTGATCCGCGCCGAGGCGCGCAGCGGCCACACCCGTCCCCGTCCCAGCTACCTGACCAGATCCGAATCCAGCAAGGAGGATGCCGTGGAACGCCAGTTCACCACCGTCGTCGAGGGCGGCGACTACTTCGAGGGGGCGCGCTGGCGCGACGGGCGGTGGTATGTCTCCGACGCCCTCAAGGGCGTGGTGTGCGCGTTCGACGAAGCCGGCCGGCGCGAGGATCTGATGCAGGTCGACGCCCTGTGCTCCGGACTCGGTTGGCTGCCCGACGGCACGTTGCTGGTGGTGTCCATGAAGGACCGGACGCTGTTGGCGCGCGGCGCCGACGGAGCGGTGCGCCGCCACGCCGACCTGTCCGCCCTCACACCGCACTGGATCAACGACATGTACGTCGACACGCGGGGGCGGGCCTGGGTGGGCACCATCGGATTCGCCATCCACGAGGGTGAAACTCCGCGCCCCGGTGAGCTTTTCCGGGTCGACCCGGACGGGACGGTGGTCGTCGCCGCCCGCGACCTGTGGTGCCCCAACGGTGTGGTGGTGACCGCCGACGGCACCACCCTCATCGTCGCCGAATCGTTCGCCGCCCGGTTGACCGCATTCACCATCGGGGCCGACGGCACGCTGAGCGACCGGCGGGTCTTCGCCCAGTTCGGCCCCGCGCCGGACCTCGCCGGACCGGCCGAGATGATCGCGGCCACCGAACTGGCGCCGGACGGGATGACCATCGACTCGCAGGACCACGTCTGGGTTGCCGACGCGAACCACCAACGCTGCGTGCGGGTCTCCCCCGCCGGCGAGATTGTCGACGAGGTGGCCCATCCCGGCGGGGTCAACGTGTACACGTGCGCGCTGGGCGGGTCGGACGGTCGGCAACTGCTGCTGGCGGCGGCCGACGGATTCTTCGAAGCGATCCAGGGCGTGGGCGGCACCGCCGCCCTGCTGGCGACACCCGTCGACGTTCCCGCCTGACCCCGAAACCGACAGGATTGATGATGAGCAACCCCGAAACCCCCGTCAGCGGCGGCGATTCCGAAGTTCACTACGAAGTTCGGGACGCGGCCGCATGGATCACCCTCAACCGACCGGCCGCGCGTAACGCCCTTTCGCTCGAGCTTCTCGACGGCGTCGGTGCCGCCCTGGACGCCGCGGCCCAGGATCCGGCCGTGCGGGCCGTGGTGATCGGCGCGACCGGCACCGCCTTCTGCGCCGGCGCGGATCTCAAACGCGTGGGCGCGATGGACGATCACAGCAGCGTCGTGGAGTTCCTGAAAGCCGCCGCCGCGTTGTTCGATCGGATCACCGAGCACCCGCAACCGGTGATCGCCGCGGTGCAGGGCATCGCGGTGGCCGGGGGCCTGGAACTCGTGCTCGCCTGCGACCTCGTCATCGCCACCACCGACGCGGCGTTCAGCGACGGCCACGCCCGGTACGGGCTGTTCCCGGCCGCCGGCGGCGCCACCCGACTGCCGCGCAAGATCGGGCCCAACCGGGCCAAGCAACTGCTGTTCACCGCCGAAAGCTGGACGGCGCAACGGATGTACGAGGCCGGCCTGGTGACCGAGGTGGCGCCGGCCGACGAACTGGGCGCGGCGGTAGGCGCGCTCGTCGAACGCATCGCGCGGCACAGCCCGCTGGGTATCACCGGGATGAAGCGCCTGGTCGACAACGGCTCGGACCAGAGCTTGCCGGCCGCGCTCGCGGCGGAACTCGAGGCGTGTACGGAGTACGCGCGCAGTACCGACTTCGCCGAGGGGTTGCGAGCCTTCGGCGAACGTCGCGAACCGAAGTTCGTCGGGGCGTAATCATGCAGATCGAGAACAAGGTCGCCGTCGTGGTCGGCGGCGGGTCGGGGCTGGGCCGCGCGGTGTGTGCCGAGTTCGCGGCCGCCGGTGGGCGAATCGCCGTCATCGACCGCGACGAGGACGCGGCGCGCCAGGTGGCGGCGGGCTTGCCCGATGCGCTGGCCGTACCGGCCGACATCACGTGCGCGGCCGCGATGGAACAAGCCATCGATGCGGTCCTGGATGCCTTCGGCGCGTTGCACTTCGACATCAACACCGCCGGGGTGGTCACCGCCGCGAAGTTGGTGTCGCGGGGGCGGCCGGCCGAACTGGACGCGTTCGAGCGGACCGTCGGGGTCAACCTGGTCGGAACGTTCAACGCCATGCGGGTCAGCGCGGCGGCCATGCTCCGCAACGAACCCGAGGACGGCGAACGGGGCGTCATCGTCAACACCGCCTCCGGCGCGGCCTACGACGGCCAGAGCGGGCAGGCGGCCTACAGCGCGAGCAAGGCGGGCGTCATCGGGCTCACCTTGCCGGTGGCGCGCGACCTGGCCGGCAGCGGAATTCGGGTGAACGCCATCGCACCCGGCCTGTTCGACACCCCGATGTCGGCCGGGCTGCCCGACCCGGTCCGCGACGGGTTGCTCGAGTCGGTGCTCGAACCCAAGCGCCTGGGCCGTCCGGACGAATTCGCCCGGCTGGCGCGGCACCTGGTGGAGAACGAATACCTCAACGGCGAGTGCATTCGCCTCGACGCGGCGACCCGCCTACTTCCCCGATGAGCAGTCCGACCAGTACAGTTATCTTTACTAGCGAGAATGGAATGCGCGCTGGCGCAGCGGGAGGGAGTCCGGATGGCACGCCGACGCGTCACCACCGTGCAGGAACTGGTGGATGCCGCGGCACGGGTGTTTCAGCGGGTCGGCTACGTCGACGCGACGATTGCCGACATCGCCGCCGAGGCCGGGGTCAGCAAACCGACGGTGTACCAGTACGTCGACTCGAAGCGCTGGTTGCTGGAAACCATCGTCGAGCAGGTGATCTATCCGCTTCGACACAACATCGACCAGATTCTCACCAACGATGATCCGCCTCGTGACAAGCTCGTCGCCTTCATCCGCGTCCACGTCGAATCGGCGATCACCTATCGGACGTACTACGCCGTTCTCACCGCCGATCAGCATCAGCTTTCGCCGCAGGCGTTGCGCAATTACCGGTCCTGGGCCCGCGACGTCAACCACGCCACCGAGAAGTTGCTGCACAAGTGCGTCGAATCGGGCGTCATCCGAGACGATCTCGACATCGGCATCTCCGCGCACCTGCTCAACGGGATGTTGTTGTCCATCGCCCGCTGGTTCCACACCACCGGCCGCGTCCCCGCCGAGCAACTCGTGGATCAGGTGCTGGGGATGCTCAGCGGCTACATCCTCGACTGAGTCGGCCCTTCTCCCACGTCGTGTGACGCCGGCACAATCTAACCGGCGAGTAATGCTTGGGCGTCCCGTCGCGCCGCCCACGTCTGTGAATCCAACGAAGTCAGGAGACTCGTCGTGACGAATCCCGCCGAGGTACTGCGCCGAAATGCCGCGACCGCCGGCCACAAGGCCGCCCTCCGGTTCGAGGGGAGGACGCAGACCCACGCCGAATTATATGACCGCGCAAAGCGACTCGCCAATGCGCTGCGGACCCACGGCGTCGACGCCGGCGACCGGGTCGCCGTCGCGGCGGACAACTGCTTCGAGACGCTCGAGATGCTGGCCGGCCTGACGCTGGGCGGCTATGTGCGCTGCCCGCTGTACACCCACGACGGCCCGGAGCGGCATCGCTATCTCATCGAGCTCACCGAACCCGCAGCGATCATTCTGCAGGACAAGTACTTCCACACACTGGCACCAGTACTCGGGGACTGTCCGTCCATCCGCACCGTGGTGGTTCTCGGCGCCGATGTGGTGCCCTCGGCCCACGACTACGAGGCACTGTTGAGCGCTGCCGCTGCCGACGAGCTGGACTCCGAACCCGCGCCGGAGGACCCGCACCAGATCCGGTTCTCCGCGGGTACCACCGGTCTACCCAAGGGCATCCTGCACACACTGGGTTCGTGGATGGATGCCGGTGACGAGGTCCTGGCCGACATCTCGCCACCCCTGACCGCGCAGGACCGCTACCTTGCGGCGAGTCCGCTGACCCACGCGGCCAGCGTCCCGGTCTGGCCGACCCTCGCGGCCGGCGGCACCATCGTCGTCATGCCGGCTTTCGACGCCGGAAAGTTCTTGGAACTGGTGGAACAGGAACGCGTCACGCTCACGCTGCTGGTGGCCACCATGGTGCAGATGATCACCACCCACCCCGACGCCGGAGCGCGGGATCTGTCCAGTCTGCGTGCGATCCTCTACGGCGCATCTCCGATACCGGAAACGACCTTGGTCGCCGCGCTGAAGCTCTGGGGCAACGTGATGTATCAGAGCTACGGCCAGAGCGAAGCGATTCCGGTGGCGGCGCTGCTGCCCGAGCACCATGTCGTGGACGGCACCCCCGAACAGCGCCGTCGCCTGCGGTCGGCAGGCAGGGCGACGCCGAACTCCGGAATCCGAATCCTCGACGAGGAGGACAACGTCCTGCCGCCCGGGGAAATCGGCGAGATCGTCGTCAGTTCGCCGGGGCGGATGAAGGAGATCTGGCGGGCGCCGGAGGTCACCGCGCAGCGCGTGACCGCGGACGGTTGGGTGCGGACCCGCGACATGGGCTGGTTGGACAGCGAGGGGTTCCTGTTTCTCGCTGATCGCAAGGAGGACATGATCATCTCCGGCGGGTTCAACATCTGGCCGGCCGAGGTCGAGAACGCCCTGGTCGAACACCCCGCCGTCCGCGAGGCTGCGGTCGTGGGTATTCCGCACGACAAGTGGGTCGAGACCCCGCACGCCGACGTGGTGCTCGAAGAAGGCGCTGCCGGAACGGTTTCCGCGGACGACCTGATCGCCTGGACGCGTGAACGGCTCGGCTCCTACAAGAAGGTCACCAGCGTCGAATTCGTGGAGGCGTTGCCGAAGACCCCGATCGGCAAGGTGTTACGCCGCGAGATCCGCAGTCG
It encodes the following:
- a CDS encoding TetR/AcrR family transcriptional regulator produces the protein MARRRVTTVQELVDAAARVFQRVGYVDATIADIAAEAGVSKPTVYQYVDSKRWLLETIVEQVIYPLRHNIDQILTNDDPPRDKLVAFIRVHVESAITYRTYYAVLTADQHQLSPQALRNYRSWARDVNHATEKLLHKCVESGVIRDDLDIGISAHLLNGMLLSIARWFHTTGRVPAEQLVDQVLGMLSGYILD
- a CDS encoding SDR family NAD(P)-dependent oxidoreductase translates to MQIENKVAVVVGGGSGLGRAVCAEFAAAGGRIAVIDRDEDAARQVAAGLPDALAVPADITCAAAMEQAIDAVLDAFGALHFDINTAGVVTAAKLVSRGRPAELDAFERTVGVNLVGTFNAMRVSAAAMLRNEPEDGERGVIVNTASGAAYDGQSGQAAYSASKAGVIGLTLPVARDLAGSGIRVNAIAPGLFDTPMSAGLPDPVRDGLLESVLEPKRLGRPDEFARLARHLVENEYLNGECIRLDAATRLLPR
- a CDS encoding acyl-CoA dehydrogenase family protein, with translation MPTTVDNPFVEAARAFAQKECGSAEQRRKLRGDGSLTHNPELYAKLAELGWIGASIPVAYGGGGGKPSDACRLVEEMAYGQAPLFGLGVSLVSATMVERFGTEEQKRDILGGVCRGEVLATAISEPGAGSDPSSMICRAERRGDTYVINGQKTWISCAHIASRILVMCRTEDTADKHDGITMFDVPAGAAGMTIRTIPTLGGDEVNDVFFDDVVVSADQVIGTEGRAWHQIMRGLNTDRLMCGAMFLGHARRTFEDSLEYLKQREQFGRPIGSFQALRHRIADLATELECCRLLVDDLAQKLDADPDRCVPREASMVKLKVTETAKRLAIEGMQFLGGAGYTLDHDMERHLRECIIGTVYAGTSEVQREIIGRSYGL
- a CDS encoding SDR family NAD(P)-dependent oxidoreductase; this translates as MSNSNLDGAVVGQLANQIAIVMGAGRGIGAAIAQRFSDEGATVVVADISQCGAEARAAAIGGSAIPARCDVADEADVAATLEAAVARTGGLDIVVNCAALGSATPVADTDRSDWDRVLGITLNGTLHTIKHAVPHLRNRGGGSIINISSIAGRRAMPAMAAYSAAKAGVDALTRTAAIELRPDNIRVNAIVPAMIRTDAATGATGVLSTALGMPVDRYVTDRQHRWGDPDEVAAVATHLAGPDASFTTGLFYMLDNASTLLP
- a CDS encoding enoyl-CoA hydratase/isomerase family protein, whose product is MSNPETPVSGGDSEVHYEVRDAAAWITLNRPAARNALSLELLDGVGAALDAAAQDPAVRAVVIGATGTAFCAGADLKRVGAMDDHSSVVEFLKAAAALFDRITEHPQPVIAAVQGIAVAGGLELVLACDLVIATTDAAFSDGHARYGLFPAAGGATRLPRKIGPNRAKQLLFTAESWTAQRMYEAGLVTEVAPADELGAAVGALVERIARHSPLGITGMKRLVDNGSDQSLPAALAAELEACTEYARSTDFAEGLRAFGERREPKFVGA
- a CDS encoding enoyl-CoA hydratase translates to MSAASPTPQIRYEQPSAGVARIVLARPDKRNAQDRAMLHELDDAYRRAVGDESVRVIILAADGPDFSAGHDLRVDTAYDMTGVTPRTLTGGFTAPGAEGWYATEAELFLGLCLRWRDIPRPTIAAVHGRVIGGGLELIWPCDLIVAADDTVFHDPISAFGCAVAEYFVHPWELGHRRAKEMLFTGEPIDAFDAEALGMVNRVVPRADLESETLALAERIAARPSFGIRLAKRAVNNALDLQGQRAAVEWAFDAHHLAHSHNRELYDNLVDPAGADLIRAEARSGHTRPRPSYLTRSESSKEDAVERQFTTVVEGGDYFEGARWRDGRWYVSDALKGVVCAFDEAGRREDLMQVDALCSGLGWLPDGTLLVVSMKDRTLLARGADGAVRRHADLSALTPHWINDMYVDTRGRAWVGTIGFAIHEGETPRPGELFRVDPDGTVVVAARDLWCPNGVVVTADGTTLIVAESFAARLTAFTIGADGTLSDRRVFAQFGPAPDLAGPAEMIAATELAPDGMTIDSQDHVWVADANHQRCVRVSPAGEIVDEVAHPGGVNVYTCALGGSDGRQLLLAAADGFFEAIQGVGGTAALLATPVDVPA
- a CDS encoding class I adenylate-forming enzyme family protein — encoded protein: MTNPAEVLRRNAATAGHKAALRFEGRTQTHAELYDRAKRLANALRTHGVDAGDRVAVAADNCFETLEMLAGLTLGGYVRCPLYTHDGPERHRYLIELTEPAAIILQDKYFHTLAPVLGDCPSIRTVVVLGADVVPSAHDYEALLSAAAADELDSEPAPEDPHQIRFSAGTTGLPKGILHTLGSWMDAGDEVLADISPPLTAQDRYLAASPLTHAASVPVWPTLAAGGTIVVMPAFDAGKFLELVEQERVTLTLLVATMVQMITTHPDAGARDLSSLRAILYGASPIPETTLVAALKLWGNVMYQSYGQSEAIPVAALLPEHHVVDGTPEQRRRLRSAGRATPNSGIRILDEEDNVLPPGEIGEIVVSSPGRMKEIWRAPEVTAQRVTADGWVRTRDMGWLDSEGFLFLADRKEDMIISGGFNIWPAEVENALVEHPAVREAAVVGIPHDKWVETPHADVVLEEGAAGTVSADDLIAWTRERLGSYKKVTSVEFVEALPKTPIGKVLRREIRSRYR